A section of the Telopea speciosissima isolate NSW1024214 ecotype Mountain lineage chromosome 3, Tspe_v1, whole genome shotgun sequence genome encodes:
- the LOC122653559 gene encoding myb family transcription factor PHL8-like isoform X1 encodes MGLQITQNQDVGLVLSTDAKPRLKWTPELHQRFKAAVTQLGGADKATPKALMRVMGIPGLTLYHLKSHLQKYRLGKNQQSETSSDNNQEDMAEVDCREDEIGGGWTSGEIIGRNSNQMNENVFLRSLQIAQALKIQMEVQKKLHEQMEVQRHLQLRIEAQGKYLQSVLTKAQETLAGYSSSMGIEAAKAELSQLVSMVDSRRSSPPLSELTETCGLSSQNLRKRPMRCIDCSMDSSLTSSGSSARKDGKAQNVGDGDIPGSIEPSVLLPLASTEMNPDGCNTRDTRSSDHLVDQKGSGSTFSDGNCVGQAASQRSPTHKERSGNGLREFRLAKELDLNSLYQSEMDSSCHELDLNCKEPDPSHL; translated from the exons ATGGGTCTGCAGATAACCCAAAACCAGGATGTGGGTCTGGTTCTGTCTACTGATGCAAAGCCTAGGCTAAAATGGACTCCAGAACTTCATCAACGATTTAAAGCAGCAGTTACTCAACTTGGAGGAGCAGACA AGGCAACACCTAAGGCTCTGATGAGGGTGATGGGTATCCCTGGGCTTACATTGTACCATCTAAAGAGTCACCTACAG AAATACAGGCTTGGGAAGAATCAGCAATCAGAAACTAGTAGTGACAATAATCAAGAAG ATATGGCAGAGGTAGACTGCAGAGAGGATGAGATTGGAGGTGGCTGGACCAGTGGGGAAATCATTGGTAGAAACAGCAATCAGATGAATGA GAATGTGTTTCTCAGGAGTTTGCAGATAGCACAGGCTCTGAAGATACAAATGGAAGtgcagaagaagcttcatgaACAGATGGAG GTGCAGAGACATTTGCAGCTGAGGATTGAAGCTCAGGGGAAGTACTTACAATCAGTACTAACGAAAGCACAGGAAACACTTGCAGGATATAGTTCTTCTATGGGAATAGAAGCCGCCAAAGCTGAACTTTCTCAATTGGTCTCCATGGTGGATTCCCGACGCTCGAGTCCTCCATTATCAGAATTAACAGAAACATGTGGTTTAAGCTCACAGAACTTAAGGAAGAGACCCATGAGATGCATAGATTGTTCAATGGATAGCTCTTTAACATCCTCTGGAAGCTCAGCTAGAAAGGATGGAAAAGCACAAAATGTAGGGGATGGAGACATCCCTGGCTCCATAGAaccttctgttcttcttcctcttgcatCAACAGAGATGAACCCAGATGGATGCAACACGCGGGACACCAGATCAAGTGATCATCTCGTCGATCAAAAGGGAAGTGGGAGCACCTTTTCTGATGGGAATTGTGTTGGTCAGGCAGCAAGTCAGAGATCACCAACCCATAAAGAGAGATCTGGTAATGGATTGAGAGAGTTCAGATTGGCAAAGGAGCTTGATCTGAACAGCCTGTATCAAAGCGAGATGGATTCAAGCTGCCATGAGCTAGACCTCAACTGCAAGGAACCTGACCCAAGTCATCTCTGA
- the LOC122653559 gene encoding myb family transcription factor PHL8-like isoform X2, with protein MGLQITQNQDVGLVLSTDAKPRLKWTPELHQRFKAAVTQLGGADKATPKALMRVMGIPGLTLYHLKSHLQKYRLGKNQQSETSSDNNQEDMAEVDCREDEIGGGWTSGEIIGRNSNQMNESLQIAQALKIQMEVQKKLHEQMEVQRHLQLRIEAQGKYLQSVLTKAQETLAGYSSSMGIEAAKAELSQLVSMVDSRRSSPPLSELTETCGLSSQNLRKRPMRCIDCSMDSSLTSSGSSARKDGKAQNVGDGDIPGSIEPSVLLPLASTEMNPDGCNTRDTRSSDHLVDQKGSGSTFSDGNCVGQAASQRSPTHKERSGNGLREFRLAKELDLNSLYQSEMDSSCHELDLNCKEPDPSHL; from the exons ATGGGTCTGCAGATAACCCAAAACCAGGATGTGGGTCTGGTTCTGTCTACTGATGCAAAGCCTAGGCTAAAATGGACTCCAGAACTTCATCAACGATTTAAAGCAGCAGTTACTCAACTTGGAGGAGCAGACA AGGCAACACCTAAGGCTCTGATGAGGGTGATGGGTATCCCTGGGCTTACATTGTACCATCTAAAGAGTCACCTACAG AAATACAGGCTTGGGAAGAATCAGCAATCAGAAACTAGTAGTGACAATAATCAAGAAG ATATGGCAGAGGTAGACTGCAGAGAGGATGAGATTGGAGGTGGCTGGACCAGTGGGGAAATCATTGGTAGAAACAGCAATCAGATGAATGA GAGTTTGCAGATAGCACAGGCTCTGAAGATACAAATGGAAGtgcagaagaagcttcatgaACAGATGGAG GTGCAGAGACATTTGCAGCTGAGGATTGAAGCTCAGGGGAAGTACTTACAATCAGTACTAACGAAAGCACAGGAAACACTTGCAGGATATAGTTCTTCTATGGGAATAGAAGCCGCCAAAGCTGAACTTTCTCAATTGGTCTCCATGGTGGATTCCCGACGCTCGAGTCCTCCATTATCAGAATTAACAGAAACATGTGGTTTAAGCTCACAGAACTTAAGGAAGAGACCCATGAGATGCATAGATTGTTCAATGGATAGCTCTTTAACATCCTCTGGAAGCTCAGCTAGAAAGGATGGAAAAGCACAAAATGTAGGGGATGGAGACATCCCTGGCTCCATAGAaccttctgttcttcttcctcttgcatCAACAGAGATGAACCCAGATGGATGCAACACGCGGGACACCAGATCAAGTGATCATCTCGTCGATCAAAAGGGAAGTGGGAGCACCTTTTCTGATGGGAATTGTGTTGGTCAGGCAGCAAGTCAGAGATCACCAACCCATAAAGAGAGATCTGGTAATGGATTGAGAGAGTTCAGATTGGCAAAGGAGCTTGATCTGAACAGCCTGTATCAAAGCGAGATGGATTCAAGCTGCCATGAGCTAGACCTCAACTGCAAGGAACCTGACCCAAGTCATCTCTGA
- the LOC122653685 gene encoding uncharacterized protein At5g19025 has product MATTPYTFTDPSLTNSRHNHQLQRNRKQPNSLNPLKIPPCGQSRAAAVDVVIFIAVIVASGFLVFPYVMLFCYGVSGIVGAILSVVKDEVCRAPMVYASMGLSIFFAALGVWGISKCTRTGKKCGIPNCRGLRNSVEFDIQIETEESVKNSSSPVSKDGAVQGLLEFVQERHKELENELRKMAPANGRAIIVFRARCGCAIGRMEVPGPKKLRKIKK; this is encoded by the coding sequence ATGGCTACGACTCCTTATACATTTACTGATCCATCCCTCACTAACTCGAGGCATAATCATCAACTCCAAAGAAACAGAAAGCAACCCAATTCTCTAAACCCCTTAAAGATCCCTCCTTGCGGTCAATCTCGAGCAGCCGCTGTAGATGTGGTGATCTTCATCGCGGTCATTGTTGCTTCTGGGTTTTTAGTATTTCCATATGTTATGCTATTCTGCTATGGCGTTTCTGGAATTGTTGGGGCGATTCTTTCTGTAGTGAAAGACGAGGTATGTCGAGCTCCAATGGTCTATGCATCTATGGGACTTAGCATTTTCTTCGCAGCCTTAGGcgtttggggcatttctaaatGCACTCGCACCGGTAAAAAGTGTGGAATCCCAAACTGCCGCGGCCTCCGTAACTCGGTGGAGTTTGATATACAGATTGAGACTGAGGAGAGTGTGAAGAATTCGAGTTCTCCTGTGAGCAAAGATGGTGCTGTGCAGGGTCTTCTTGAATTTGTACAAGAACGCCATAAAGAATTAGAAAATGAGTTAAGGAAGATGGCACCTGCAAATGGGAGGGCTATTATTGTGTTCCGTGCCAGATGTGGTTGTGCTATTGGTAGGATGGAAGTTCCGGGGCCAAAGAAGCTACGAAAGATCAAGaagtag
- the LOC122654705 gene encoding cyclic dof factor 3-like isoform X2 has protein sequence MSEAKDPAIKLFGKTIPLTTNEDTLAAVSCVSGSATDAIPVTFPVAQDHNIDLDLDLPSTTSSDDSNKSNKVEEDQQPQQEEEEEEKLLRDTLGDKPTENKDDGAPPPSSDESTNPATLSGTDKNPKTPSVDKETAMPNASKTEEEQGETNNSQDKTLKKPDKILPCPRCNSMDTKFCYYNNYNVNQPRHFCKNCQRYWTAGGTMRNVPVGAGRRKSKSSASHYRHITVPEALQTTPSDTPDGIHHALKPNATVLTFGSDTPLCESMASVLNLAEKTMRNCTSNGFHRPAEQRISVSCGGGENGDDYSSGSSVTASNSTVEGNKVGLQDVMMRNCHSFPPRIPFFPGAPWSYPWNSTHQWGTAVPPPAFCPPSFPVSFYPTPTYWGCAVPGTWNVPWLPPPSSSPSPGAPVSGPNSPTLGKHSRDGYMLKPSNSEQEDPVKQGDSERCLWIPKTLRIDDPGEAARSSIWATLGIKNDKADSSGGGLFKAFQSKGDEKNHMAETSHVLQANPAALSRSLNFHESS, from the exons ATGTCGGAAGCTAAAGACCCGGCGATTAAACTGTTTGGAAAAACAATCCCTCTCACTACCAACGAAGATACTCTAGCTGCAGTTTCCTGTGTTTCAGGCTCTGCTACTGATGCTATTCCTGTTACTTTCCCTGTTGCACAGGATCACAATATCGACCTCGATCTCGATCTTCCTTCGACCACTTCTTCTGATGACAGCAACAAGTCCAACAAAGTGGAAGAAGATCAACAAccacagcaagaagaagaagaagaagagaagttatTGAGA GATACATTGGGAGATAAACCCACTGAAAATAAAGATGATGGTGCACCTCCTCCAAGTTCAGACGAATCGACAAATCCAGCTACATTGTCAGGGACTGATAAGAACCCTAAAACACCCTCTGTTGACAAAGAAACTGCAATGCCAAATGCTTCCAAGACTGAAGAAGAACAGGGTGAGACAAACAATTCACAAGATAAAACTCTGAAGAAGCCAGACAAGATCCTTCCATGCCCCCGCTGTAATAGCATGGACACCAAGTTCTGTTACTATAACAATTACAATGTCAACCAGCCCAGGCATTTCTGCAAGAACTGCCAGAGATACTGGACAGCTGGTGGGACCATGAGAAATGTGCCTGTGGGTGCTGGCCGTCGCAAGAGCAAGAGCTCTGCTTCACATTACCGGCACATTACTGTCCCCGAGGCCCTCCAAACGACTCCATCAGATACACCAGATGGAATTCACCATGCATTGAAACCCAATGCCACCGTACTCACTTTTGGCTCTGACACGCCACTTTGTGAATCGATGGCTTCTGTGTTGAACCTTGCAGAGAAAACAATGAGGAATTGCACAAGTAATGGATTTCATAGACCTGCAGAACAAAGAATTTCAGTTTCTTGTGGAGGGGGAGAAAATGGCGATGACTACTCCAGTGGATCTTCTGTCACAGCTTCCAACTCTACAGTGGAGGGAAACAAGGTCGGTTTGCAAGATGTAATGATGCGGAATTGTCATAGTTTTCCTCCTCGGATACCATTCTTTCCAGGGGCTCCCTGGTCATATCCATGGAACTCAACTCATCAATGGGGTACTGCGGTGCCCCCGCCTGCTTTCTGCCCTCCAAGCTTTCCTGTATCATTCTACCCCACACCAACCTATTGGGGTTGTGCTGTCCCAGGCACCTGGAACGTCCCTTGGCTCCCcccaccatcttcttctccaagtCCTGGGGCTCCAGTCTCTGGTCCTAACTCGCCTACCTTGGGAAAGCATTCAAGAGATGGTTATATGCTTAAACCAAGTAATTCAGAGCAAGAAGATCCAGTAAAACAGGGTGATTCAGAGAGATGCCTTTGGATTCCAAAGACATTGAGGATTGATGATCCCGGGGAAGCTGCCAGGAGCTCCATATGGGCTACCTTGGGAATTAAGAATGACAAGGCGGATTCAAGTGGAGGAGGGCTCTTCAAGGCCTTCCAGTCAAAGGGCGATGAAAAGAATCACATGGCTGAAACCTCTCATGTACTGCAAGCCAATCCTGCAGCATTGTCTCGGTCACTCAACTTCCATGAGAGCTCGTAA
- the LOC122654705 gene encoding cyclic dof factor 3-like isoform X1, with translation MTATSPTKWKKINNHSKKKDTLGDKPTENKDDGAPPPSSDESTNPATLSGTDKNPKTPSVDKETAMPNASKTEEEQGETNNSQDKTLKKPDKILPCPRCNSMDTKFCYYNNYNVNQPRHFCKNCQRYWTAGGTMRNVPVGAGRRKSKSSASHYRHITVPEALQTTPSDTPDGIHHALKPNATVLTFGSDTPLCESMASVLNLAEKTMRNCTSNGFHRPAEQRISVSCGGGENGDDYSSGSSVTASNSTVEGNKVGLQDVMMRNCHSFPPRIPFFPGAPWSYPWNSTHQWGTAVPPPAFCPPSFPVSFYPTPTYWGCAVPGTWNVPWLPPPSSSPSPGAPVSGPNSPTLGKHSRDGYMLKPSNSEQEDPVKQGDSERCLWIPKTLRIDDPGEAARSSIWATLGIKNDKADSSGGGLFKAFQSKGDEKNHMAETSHVLQANPAALSRSLNFHESS, from the exons ATGACAGCAACAAGTCCAACAAAGTGGAAGAAGATCAACAAccacagcaagaagaag GATACATTGGGAGATAAACCCACTGAAAATAAAGATGATGGTGCACCTCCTCCAAGTTCAGACGAATCGACAAATCCAGCTACATTGTCAGGGACTGATAAGAACCCTAAAACACCCTCTGTTGACAAAGAAACTGCAATGCCAAATGCTTCCAAGACTGAAGAAGAACAGGGTGAGACAAACAATTCACAAGATAAAACTCTGAAGAAGCCAGACAAGATCCTTCCATGCCCCCGCTGTAATAGCATGGACACCAAGTTCTGTTACTATAACAATTACAATGTCAACCAGCCCAGGCATTTCTGCAAGAACTGCCAGAGATACTGGACAGCTGGTGGGACCATGAGAAATGTGCCTGTGGGTGCTGGCCGTCGCAAGAGCAAGAGCTCTGCTTCACATTACCGGCACATTACTGTCCCCGAGGCCCTCCAAACGACTCCATCAGATACACCAGATGGAATTCACCATGCATTGAAACCCAATGCCACCGTACTCACTTTTGGCTCTGACACGCCACTTTGTGAATCGATGGCTTCTGTGTTGAACCTTGCAGAGAAAACAATGAGGAATTGCACAAGTAATGGATTTCATAGACCTGCAGAACAAAGAATTTCAGTTTCTTGTGGAGGGGGAGAAAATGGCGATGACTACTCCAGTGGATCTTCTGTCACAGCTTCCAACTCTACAGTGGAGGGAAACAAGGTCGGTTTGCAAGATGTAATGATGCGGAATTGTCATAGTTTTCCTCCTCGGATACCATTCTTTCCAGGGGCTCCCTGGTCATATCCATGGAACTCAACTCATCAATGGGGTACTGCGGTGCCCCCGCCTGCTTTCTGCCCTCCAAGCTTTCCTGTATCATTCTACCCCACACCAACCTATTGGGGTTGTGCTGTCCCAGGCACCTGGAACGTCCCTTGGCTCCCcccaccatcttcttctccaagtCCTGGGGCTCCAGTCTCTGGTCCTAACTCGCCTACCTTGGGAAAGCATTCAAGAGATGGTTATATGCTTAAACCAAGTAATTCAGAGCAAGAAGATCCAGTAAAACAGGGTGATTCAGAGAGATGCCTTTGGATTCCAAAGACATTGAGGATTGATGATCCCGGGGAAGCTGCCAGGAGCTCCATATGGGCTACCTTGGGAATTAAGAATGACAAGGCGGATTCAAGTGGAGGAGGGCTCTTCAAGGCCTTCCAGTCAAAGGGCGATGAAAAGAATCACATGGCTGAAACCTCTCATGTACTGCAAGCCAATCCTGCAGCATTGTCTCGGTCACTCAACTTCCATGAGAGCTCGTAA